From the genome of Mucilaginibacter paludis DSM 18603:
TGCCTGGTAAGCTTCAGTCCAGTAAGCGGCTTCATCGGTCGGGCCATTGTTGCTGCCGTACAGGGCTTCGCCTCCAAACTCCGAAATAAACACGGGCTTTTCCGGGCAAATCAGCTTCCATTTGGTATTGGCGGGCAAACCCTGCCAGGGCGTATACCAGCCCACATATTCGTTGATGGAAACAATATCTGCATAACGACCAAGCGTATCCCACACATCAAACGTATTGTTTTCGTATTGCTGGCTATTGATTACATGCGTGATCAGCCTTGTGGAATCAACGTTCCTGCATTTTTTGGTAAGCGCTATCAATGCATTATTTCTGTTTGGTGCCGACGGATATGTTTCATTCGAAAGGCTCCAGATGATAACGCCACAGCGGTTTTTATCTCTTTTAATCATCTCCTCCATCATCCGTTCCATTTTTTGAGTAACAACAGTGTCGGCAAATTCGATGTGCTGATATACCGGAATTTCGCTCCATACCATCAGCCCCATCTTTTCAGCCTCTTTCACCATGTTTTCATTATGGGGATAGTGAGCCAGCCTTACCATGTTACAACCTAACTTTTTAGCCGCGTTCAGCAATAAAAGGGCGTCTTCTTTGTTTCTGGCACGGGCAGCTTTGTAAGGGTTTTCTTCGTGAATATTTACAGCTTTCAGAAAAACCGGCTTCCCGTTCAGCATTATTTTACTTCCCTTTACCTCAATACTCCTAAAACCGATATCATCAGCCACAGTATCTGTTTCGCTTTCGATGATTAGCCTGTATAACTTCGGGCTGCTTGGCGACCAAAGTTTAAATGCTGACGAAAACTCAACCTTGGCTATACCTTCATCATTTGTTTTTGCATGATAAGATAAATTGAGTTCGGGTATGTTGATGCTGATATTTTGCCGGGGCCGCTCACCATTTAATTGTACCCAGCCCAGCACCGTATTTAAACTTCCCTTTTTCAATTGAATGCTGTAATCATCAATATAAGTATTGTTGGTTTCGATAAGATTTACATCGCGGGTTATGCCACCATAGTTTAACCAGTCATAGCCTTTGCCGGGTATCCCGTTTTGATAGCGGGTATTATTTACTTTAACTATAATGGTGTTAAGCCCTGCTTTTACCGGGGCGGATATTTCGAACTGAAAAGGTGTAAACCCTCCCTCATGGCTGCCTATTTTTTTCCCGTTCAAAAAAACATCGGTCCTATAATTTACCGCGCCGAAATAAATAAACAGCCTTTTGCCTTTTTTAGGTTCATAGTTAAATTGTTTTTTATACCAAACCGTGCCCTCAAAATAAGTGAGCTCTGGCTTTTGAGAGTTAAAGTCGCCGGGCACCTTTAACTGAGGCCCTCCCTGAAAAGAATATTCAAAAAAATCGCTTTTCTTCTCCGGTTTGTGTTCCAGCCAAACTTGCCTCCAGTCGCCAATACCTGTCGGATCGATAATTACATCCCAGTATCCGTTTAAGCTGGTTACCTTTCTTTCGGCGGCACTGATCATCGCCATTTGGGCAGTTGCCATATCAACGAACAG
Proteins encoded in this window:
- a CDS encoding glycoside hydrolase family 2 protein is translated as MATAQMAMISAAERKVTSLNGYWDVIIDPTGIGDWRQVWLEHKPEKKSDFFEYSFQGGPQLKVPGDFNSQKPELTYFEGTVWYKKQFNYEPKKGKRLFIYFGAVNYRTDVFLNGKKIGSHEGGFTPFQFEISAPVKAGLNTIIVKVNNTRYQNGIPGKGYDWLNYGGITRDVNLIETNNTYIDDYSIQLKKGSLNTVLGWVQLNGERPRQNISINIPELNLSYHAKTNDEGIAKVEFSSAFKLWSPSSPKLYRLIIESETDTVADDIGFRSIEVKGSKIMLNGKPVFLKAVNIHEENPYKAARARNKEDALLLLNAAKKLGCNMVRLAHYPHNENMVKEAEKMGLMVWSEIPVYQHIEFADTVVTQKMERMMEEMIKRDKNRCGVIIWSLSNETYPSAPNRNNALIALTKKCRNVDSTRLITHVINSQQYENNTFDVWDTLGRYADIVSINEYVGWYTPWQGLPANTKWKLICPEKPVFISEFGGEALYGSNNGPTDEAAYWTEAYQAKIYTSQVAMFGTVPNLCGVCPWLLFDYRSLGRMHPVYQKGYNRKGLLSEKGEKKKAWYMMKEYYSKK